A stretch of the Perca flavescens isolate YP-PL-M2 chromosome 3, PFLA_1.0, whole genome shotgun sequence genome encodes the following:
- the esamb gene encoding endothelial cell-selective adhesion molecule, whose amino-acid sequence MEIKTRLRAMLMFLWIFQGDTRKLEIPRGEMEAVRGQMVVLHAWYSPNSDVSKNPVVWHFTGKETKQVISFSSGEVGYGQNEFTKRVGFSAAMPSANLSIYINNTQESDSGAYLCTVIIPGSPVLLGNIHLNVKVPPSPPVCTMTGNPVVKGNVTLSCRSSHGKPVPQYKWTKSAPMSEVFFSPMQNERHGTLRLSNLTKSMSGKYICRASNTAGSDSCSINLEVITSSNAGMIAAATLGSIVGLVAMVLFLIFILRRRRDTEEEMANEIKEDAQAPKRVSWAKSNTGSDIVSKNGTLSSIATSPRPRDPPNYHYPYSPTSTSDAGSVINAYQLRPGEASTLQGLPGYNIGGTPSRKHKRPPSTNCAPPQLLRGSVVSIPNRTEGAQPQVPPPPTVSPQMSSSTLTRMGAVAVMVPAQSQAGSLV is encoded by the exons GTGACACCAGGAAGTTGGAGATCCCCAGAGGAGAGATGGAGGCGGTCAGGGGCCAGATGGTGGTGTTACACGCATGGTACAGCCCCAACTCGGATGTTTCCAAAAATCCTGTCGTTTGGCACTTCACGGGTAAAGAAACCAAGCAG GTGATAAGCTTTAGCTCAGGCGAGGTCGGTTATGGCCAGAACGAGTTCACCAAAAGAGTGGGCTTCAGCGCGGCCATGCCCTCAGCCAACCTGTCCATCTACATCAACAACACCCAGGAGTCTGACTCTGGGGCCTACTTATGCACTGTCATCATCCCTGGAAGTCCTGTCCTTTTGGGTAACATACACCTTAATGTCAAAG TCCCTCCTTCTCCCCCAGTGTGCACAATGACAGGGAACCCAGTGGTGAAGGGCAACGTGACACTGAGCTGTAGGTCCAGTCATGGAAAACCCGTCCCTCAGTACAAATGGACCAAGTCGGCACCTATGTCTGAGGTCTTCTTCTCCCCAATGCAGA ATGAGAGGCACGGAACCCTCAGGCTGAGCAACCTCACTAAAAGCATGTCGGGGAAGTACATCTGCCGAGCCAGCAACACTGCCGGCTCAGACAGCTGCTCCATTAACCTGGAGGTTATCACCT CTTCCAATGCAGGCATGATTGCAGCAGCTACGCTGGGGTCAATAGTGGGACTAGTGGCCATGGTGCTCTTCCTCATATTCATACTGAGAAGAAGGAGGGACactgaggaggagatggccaACGAGATCAA GGAGGATGCTCAGGCACCAAAGCGAGTGTCATGGGCAAAGAGTAACACCGGCTCAGACATTGTATCCAAGAACGGCACGCTGTCCTCCATAGCCACCAGTCCTCGACCCCGAGACCCGCCAAACTACCACTACCCGTACTCCCCAACATCAACTTCAGACGCTGGCTCGGTGATCAATGCCTACCAGCTGCGACCTGGAGAAGCCAGTACGCTACAGGGACTTCCCGGTTACAACATCGGTGGCACCCCGTCACGCAAACACAAGCGACCTCCCAGCACAAACTGTGCCCCTCCGCAGCTTCTAAGGGGCTCTGTGGTCTCAATACCCAACAGGACTGAAGGGGCTCAGCCTCAGGTGCCGCCTCCACCCACTGTGTCCCCACAAATGAGCTCCTCCACTCTGACGCGCATGGGAGCTGTAGCTGTCATGGTGCCTGCTCAGAGCCAAGCCGGCTCCCTGGTGTAG
- the acad8 gene encoding isobutyryl-CoA dehydrogenase, mitochondrial, with the protein MATVRPLGRIARVGSSICRNHRFFLNRSPQRRGIASCVDPAHGLTDEQREFQKVAFDFAANEMAPHMAEWDQKEFFPVETMQKAAQLGFGGIYVQPDVGGSGLSRLDTSVIFEALSTGCVSTTAYISIHNMCAWMIDTFGNTEQREKFCPELCSMEKFASYCLTEPGSGSDAASLLTTAQLKGDHYILNGSKAFISGGGDTDVYVVMCRTGGKGPKGISCLVVEKGTPGLNFGKKEKKMGWNSQPTRAVIFEDCAVPVTNRLGEEGQGFNIAMKGLNGGRINIASCSLGAAHASVQLARDHLLVRKQFGETLSNNQFLQFKLAEMATKLVASRLLVREAATALQENRPDAVSLCSMAKLFATDECFNICNQALQMHGGYGYLKDYAVQQFVRDIRVHQILEGTNEVMRMIISRNLLTESS; encoded by the exons ATGGCGACTGTCAGACCTCTGGGAAGAATTGCTAGAGTAGGCTCCAGCATCTGCAGGAACCATCGTTTCTTTTTAAACAGAAGCCCACAGAGACGAGGAATAGCTTCTTGTGTCGACC CTGCTCATGGACTCACAGATGAACAGAGAGAGTTTCAAAAAGTGGCCTTTGATTTTGCAGCCAATGAAATGGCTCCACACATGGCAGAGTGGGACCAGAAG GAATTTTTTCCAGTAGAGACCATGCAAAAGGCAGCCCAGCTGGGGTTTGGTGGGATCTACGTACAGCCGGATGTCGGAGGGTCGGGTCTTTCTCGGCTGGACACGTCCGTCATCTTCGAGGCCTTGTCCACAGGATGTGTCAGCACCACCGCTTACATCAGTATCCACAA CATGTGTGCCTGGATGATCGACACCTTTGGCAATACTGAGCAGAGGGAGAAGTTCTGTCCCGAACTCTGTTCGATGGAAAAGTTTGCTTCCTATTGTCTCACTGAACCAG GCAGCGGCAGTGATGCTGCTTCACTTCTGACCACTGCACAGCTGAAAGGTGACCATTACATCTTGAACGGTTCTAAG GCCTTCATCAGCGGAGGAGGAGACACAGACGTCTATGTTGTGATGTGCAGAACGGGGGGTAAAGGACCAAAAGGCATCTCTTGTTTGGTGGTAGAGAAAGGAACCCCAGGCCTCAATTttggcaaaaaagaaaagaag ATGGGTTGGAACTCTCAGCCGACCAGGGCGGTGATATTTGAGGACTGTGCCGTTCCAGTGACCAACCGGCTTGGTGAGGAAGGACAAGGATTCAACATAGCGATGAAAGGCCTGAATGGAGGCAGAATTAATATTG CATCCTGTTCTCTTGGGGCGGCACATGCCAGTGTACAGCTAGCCAGGGATCATCTGTTAGTACGCAAGCAGTTTGGAGAGACACTCTCCAACAACCAG TTTCTTCAGTTTAAACTGGCAGAAATGGCCACCAAGTTGGTTGCATCTCGCCTTCTGGTGCGTGAAGCCGCGACGGCGCTGCAGGAGAACCGGCCCGATGCGGTTTCTCTCTGCTCCATGGCCAAACTCTTTGCCACAGATGAGTGCTTTAAT ATCTGCAACCAGGCTCTTCAGATGCACGGTGGGTACGGCTACCTCAAAGACTACGCAGTGCAGCAGTTTGTCCGAGACATCAGAGTACATCAGATCCTAGAGG GCACAAATGAAGTGATGAGGATGATCATTTCCCGAAATCTGCTGACAGAGTCATCATAA